One genomic region from Cellulomonas hominis encodes:
- a CDS encoding methyl-accepting chemotaxis protein, whose product MSLLTASTGAEATRRRRFSDLSVQTKILAAVGVMALAAAGSAGFAIFQLREEAAGTQALADLERDVATVRGQVHADQLKARLIVAQIAAVSGEAQDAWVAQQAENDAVLDEEIAALSATDYAASSDAWAGFVEGFAQWRDARDTEVLPVALGDDPEAYGEVLDQVSQPLIDAYVTDLDVFTQEIVDTMEEAGAEAVASAGRAAVLLAVAVGIGVLVAGALALVLSRSIKRAVTAVQGAVQAMAAGDFTRRPDVRQRDEIGQMAAALIDSQAAVRSTLSDVVESANTLASAAEELSAATSQVAAGSEETSAQAGVVAAASEQVSRNVQTVAAGAEQMGASIREIAQNSSQAAKVAGQATAVAEATNEQVARLGASSQEIGNVVKVITSIAEQTNLLALNATIEAARAGEAGKGFAVVAGEVKELAQETAKATEDIARRVEAIQAETSGAVGAIGEIATIIASINDYQLTIASAVEEQTATTTEMSRSVTEAATGSSEIAGSIVGVATAARTSTDVLEQMELSVTDLARMSVGLRERVGAFVY is encoded by the coding sequence ATGTCCCTGCTCACGGCCTCGACCGGCGCGGAGGCGACCCGCAGGAGGCGCTTCTCGGACCTGTCGGTCCAGACAAAGATCCTCGCCGCCGTGGGGGTCATGGCATTGGCCGCGGCGGGCAGCGCGGGCTTCGCCATTTTCCAGCTGCGAGAGGAGGCCGCGGGCACCCAGGCGCTCGCGGACCTGGAGCGCGACGTCGCCACGGTGCGCGGCCAGGTGCACGCCGACCAGCTCAAGGCGCGCCTGATCGTGGCGCAGATCGCGGCGGTCTCTGGCGAGGCCCAGGACGCCTGGGTCGCGCAGCAGGCGGAGAACGACGCGGTGCTCGACGAGGAGATCGCCGCGCTGTCGGCGACGGACTACGCGGCCTCCTCGGACGCGTGGGCGGGGTTCGTCGAGGGCTTCGCGCAGTGGCGCGACGCGCGGGACACCGAGGTCCTGCCCGTCGCGCTCGGGGACGACCCGGAGGCGTACGGGGAGGTCCTCGACCAGGTCAGCCAGCCGCTGATCGACGCCTACGTGACCGACCTGGACGTCTTCACGCAGGAGATCGTCGACACGATGGAGGAGGCGGGCGCGGAGGCCGTGGCCTCGGCCGGGCGCGCGGCGGTGCTGCTCGCCGTCGCGGTCGGCATCGGGGTGCTGGTCGCGGGCGCGCTCGCGCTGGTGCTGTCCCGCTCGATCAAGCGCGCCGTCACCGCGGTGCAGGGCGCGGTGCAGGCGATGGCCGCGGGCGACTTCACGCGCCGCCCGGACGTGCGGCAGCGCGACGAGATCGGGCAGATGGCCGCGGCCCTGATCGACAGCCAGGCCGCGGTCCGCTCGACGCTGTCCGACGTGGTGGAGTCCGCGAACACGCTCGCGTCGGCCGCCGAGGAGCTCTCCGCCGCGACCAGCCAGGTGGCGGCCGGGTCGGAGGAGACGTCCGCGCAGGCGGGGGTCGTCGCCGCGGCGTCCGAGCAGGTGTCCCGGAACGTGCAGACCGTGGCGGCCGGGGCCGAGCAGATGGGCGCCAGCATCCGGGAGATCGCGCAGAACTCGTCGCAGGCGGCCAAGGTCGCCGGCCAGGCCACAGCGGTGGCGGAGGCGACGAACGAGCAGGTCGCCCGGCTGGGGGCGTCCTCCCAGGAGATCGGGAACGTCGTCAAGGTCATCACGAGCATCGCCGAGCAGACGAACCTGCTCGCGCTCAACGCGACCATCGAGGCGGCCCGCGCGGGCGAGGCGGGCAAGGGCTTCGCGGTCGTCGCGGGGGAGGTCAAGGAGCTCGCCCAGGAGACCGCCAAGGCCACCGAGGACATCGCCCGCCGGGTCGAGGCGATCCAGGCGGAGACCTCGGGCGCCGTCGGGGCGATCGGCGAGATCGCGACGATCATCGCGAGCATCAACGACTACCAGCTGACCATCGCCTCGGCGGTCGAGGAGCAGACGGCGACCACCACGGAGATGTCCCGGTCGGTGACGGAGGCGGCCACCGGGTCGAGCGAGATCGCCGGCAGCATCGTGGGCGTCGCCACCGCCGCGCGGACCTCGACCGACGTGCTCGAGCAGATGGAGCTGTCCGTCACGGACCTCGCCCGGATGTCTGTGGGCCTGCGGGAGCGCGTCGGTGCCTTCGTCTACTGA
- a CDS encoding phosphotransferase family protein has translation MPSSTERGLTALELASVLRPLGVPAAVRPVTSGTAASGVTLTDGTRLVVKASRAGAEPYRHGCATVRTAAEVYTSLAGRGLPVPTVLLADFSRAVVDADVVVTTQVPGVPWSELDLDPAGSVRARRELGGLMARLHGVGAPGFGSPAVGAPGGEEPVTRWRAAFTAMVDAVLRDGADRGVELPARRVRSVLAAHGPALDAVAAPAVVHQDLWPANVLLDDDGTLRGVVGAGRAVWGDPLLDLVGADQFGLWDVDRELLRGNTAAGGVLAVELASATGPTRFALYRLYRSLVLATEADACGCGDLAGHRRVVRALVAAALDRLDPAPARRAGRAARPRRAGRARRPGPRPRRHRGR, from the coding sequence GTGCCTTCGTCTACTGAGCGGGGCCTGACCGCCCTCGAGCTGGCCTCCGTCCTGCGCCCCCTGGGGGTGCCGGCGGCGGTCCGGCCGGTGACGAGCGGGACGGCCGCCTCCGGGGTCACGCTGACCGACGGCACGCGGCTCGTCGTGAAGGCGTCGCGCGCCGGGGCGGAGCCGTACCGGCACGGCTGCGCGACCGTCCGGACCGCCGCCGAGGTGTACACCTCCCTCGCCGGGCGCGGGCTGCCGGTGCCGACCGTCCTGCTCGCGGACTTCAGCCGCGCCGTCGTGGACGCCGACGTCGTGGTCACGACGCAGGTGCCCGGGGTGCCGTGGAGCGAGCTCGACCTCGACCCCGCCGGCAGCGTGCGCGCCCGGCGGGAGCTCGGCGGGCTCATGGCGCGGCTGCACGGCGTCGGGGCCCCCGGGTTCGGCTCCCCCGCCGTCGGGGCGCCGGGGGGCGAGGAGCCGGTGACCCGCTGGCGCGCGGCGTTCACCGCCATGGTCGACGCCGTCCTGCGGGACGGCGCGGACCGGGGCGTCGAGCTGCCCGCGCGGCGGGTCCGGTCGGTGCTCGCCGCGCACGGACCGGCGCTCGACGCCGTCGCGGCACCCGCCGTCGTGCACCAGGACCTGTGGCCCGCGAACGTGCTCCTCGACGACGACGGGACGCTCCGGGGCGTCGTCGGAGCCGGGCGGGCCGTGTGGGGCGACCCGCTGCTCGACCTGGTCGGCGCGGACCAGTTCGGCCTGTGGGACGTGGACCGCGAGCTGCTCCGGGGCAACACCGCCGCCGGCGGGGTCCTCGCGGTCGAGCTGGCGTCCGCCACCGGGCCGACCCGGTTCGCGCTCTACCGCCTGTACCGCTCGCTCGTCCTGGCGACCGAGGCCGACGCGTGCGGGTGCGGGGACCTCGCCGGGCACCGGCGGGTGGTCCGGGCGCTGGTGGCAGCGGCGCTCGACCGGCTGGACCCGGCGCCGGCGCGCCGGGCGGGGCGGGCAGCGCGGCCGCGCAGGGCGGGGCGCGCGCGGCGGCCGGGTCCGCGGCCCCGGCGTCACCGCGGTCGCTGA
- a CDS encoding Ig-like domain-containing protein, with protein MPSPAPARPRRRASALVVALVLALLAPVLGAGPALAADPPSVLGIVRADGAPQLTNGTAVAYDVTFSEPVVGVDFGDLVLTSTGTAAGTVASLTTADSVVFRVAVVAVSGDGTLRLDLRAGGVAAATGGLLVPGYTQGQTYTFDHTPPEPPTATLDPAVDTGDSSTDGVTNVATPTVTGRAEGSSSVDLLEGTTVLGSTTADVSGAWVITGTALADGPHTLTARAHDAAGNVSPRSAGLQVVVDTRAPDRPVITSPASTTSTLPTLTGTAEPDSTVTVTAGGATYVTRATGGAWRVDLASEVPASGTLALDPAGGNAVTASARDLAGNVSAPAAQTLVIDTAVPVVTSVAVPAAATYAAGSALDFSVTFSGTVVVDTADGTPYLGLQVGPTPARASYVSGSGSSALVFRAVVAAGWSDADGIALGAAVETGGGALRSTSGTPVPTALAGVASTAGVLVDGIAPGAPTLALADDTGARPDDGVTSRGEVRVGGLEPGATWSRSTDAGRTWTPGSGSAFELAEGAYAAGDVRVRQRDAAGNTGPEGLAGALVVDRTAPADLALSGTRVRETAGARAVVGALGATDAVGTPWFSVAGGADAALFAVEDGRLVLLDPGAAGVGPRTVRVAAEDLAGNVAERAFTVEVVANHAPTVAGVPAAAARVTVGESAALAAPVLADADGDALTVVLTPAGGRLSGLTAGTADGVTGAAAAGVWTLTGPADRLGAALAGWAFTADAAGPASVTLTVDDGHVAAPVTAVYALLAAPALRITAQPADRLGVVPGGTATFEVRVADRAAVASVAWQVAATAPGPGTAWRAAGDGYALTVTPEAGAWYRAVLVAADGTTSVSDTARLTLWDVATEVGAGHDALAARFPGAADLSTVVPGLRLADLPGTVTLTLPWAGADSAVTVYAYSSPRYLGTFAVSAGSATLADLALEAGEHYLVVVGVDSREVTVLRYDTAVAAATGTPVAAPVAVPGPTTLPVTGAATSALGIAAGLALAAGAALLAATGVLRRTLGRRVG; from the coding sequence ATGCCCTCTCCCGCGCCGGCGCGACCTCGGCGTCGCGCGTCCGCGCTGGTCGTCGCCCTCGTGCTGGCCCTGCTCGCGCCGGTGCTCGGCGCCGGGCCGGCGCTCGCGGCGGACCCGCCGTCGGTGCTGGGCATCGTCCGCGCCGACGGTGCCCCGCAGCTGACCAACGGCACCGCCGTCGCCTACGACGTGACGTTCAGCGAGCCCGTGGTCGGGGTCGACTTCGGCGACCTCGTCCTCACCTCCACGGGGACCGCCGCGGGCACGGTCGCCTCGCTCACCACCGCCGACAGCGTCGTCTTCCGGGTCGCCGTCGTGGCCGTCTCGGGTGACGGGACCCTCCGGCTGGACCTGCGGGCCGGGGGCGTGGCCGCGGCGACCGGCGGGCTGCTCGTGCCCGGCTACACCCAGGGGCAGACGTACACGTTCGACCACACCCCGCCGGAGCCGCCCACGGCCACCCTGGACCCGGCCGTCGACACGGGCGACAGCAGCACCGACGGCGTCACGAACGTCGCGACGCCGACGGTGACCGGCCGGGCGGAGGGGTCGAGCAGCGTCGACCTGCTCGAGGGCACCACCGTCCTCGGGTCGACCACGGCCGATGTCTCCGGGGCCTGGGTGATCACCGGCACGGCGCTCGCGGACGGCCCGCACACGCTCACCGCGCGGGCCCACGACGCGGCGGGCAACGTCTCGCCCCGCAGCGCGGGACTCCAGGTCGTCGTCGACACCCGGGCTCCCGACCGGCCGGTGATCACCTCCCCGGCGTCCACCACCTCCACCCTGCCGACGCTCACCGGCACGGCGGAGCCGGACAGCACGGTCACGGTCACGGCCGGCGGCGCCACGTACGTCACGCGCGCCACCGGCGGCGCGTGGCGCGTCGACCTGGCGAGCGAGGTCCCCGCCTCCGGCACGCTCGCGCTGGACCCGGCGGGCGGCAACGCCGTCACCGCGTCCGCGCGCGACCTCGCCGGCAACGTCTCGGCACCCGCCGCGCAGACGCTGGTCATCGACACCGCGGTCCCGGTCGTGACCTCCGTCGCCGTGCCCGCCGCCGCGACCTACGCCGCCGGGTCCGCGCTGGACTTCTCCGTGACCTTCAGCGGCACGGTGGTGGTCGACACCGCCGACGGCACCCCGTACCTCGGGCTCCAGGTCGGGCCGACCCCCGCCCGCGCCTCCTACGTGAGCGGCAGCGGGTCGTCGGCGCTGGTGTTCCGCGCCGTCGTGGCCGCCGGGTGGTCCGACGCGGACGGCATCGCGCTCGGCGCGGCCGTCGAGACGGGCGGGGGCGCGCTGCGCTCGACCTCGGGCACCCCGGTGCCGACCGCGCTGGCGGGCGTCGCGTCGACCGCGGGCGTCCTGGTCGACGGCATCGCCCCCGGCGCGCCGACGCTCGCCCTGGCCGACGACACCGGCGCCCGGCCCGACGACGGCGTCACCAGCCGCGGCGAGGTCCGCGTCGGCGGCCTCGAGCCGGGCGCCACCTGGTCCCGCTCGACCGACGCGGGGCGGACGTGGACGCCCGGCAGCGGCAGCGCGTTCGAGCTCGCCGAGGGCGCCTACGCCGCCGGGGACGTGCGGGTCCGCCAGCGGGACGCCGCGGGCAACACCGGCCCGGAGGGCCTGGCCGGGGCGCTCGTCGTCGACCGCACGGCCCCGGCCGACCTCGCCCTGAGCGGCACGCGGGTGCGCGAGACCGCGGGGGCCCGCGCCGTCGTGGGCGCGCTCGGGGCGACCGACGCCGTGGGCACCCCGTGGTTCTCCGTGGCGGGCGGCGCGGACGCCGCGCTGTTCGCGGTCGAGGACGGCCGGCTCGTGCTGCTGGACCCGGGCGCCGCGGGCGTCGGACCGCGCACCGTCCGCGTCGCCGCCGAGGACCTGGCGGGGAACGTCGCCGAGCGGGCCTTCACCGTCGAGGTCGTCGCGAACCACGCCCCGACCGTGGCGGGCGTGCCGGCCGCCGCGGCGCGCGTCACCGTCGGCGAGTCCGCCGCGCTCGCCGCCCCCGTGCTCGCCGATGCGGACGGCGACGCGCTGACCGTCGTGCTGACGCCGGCCGGCGGGCGGCTGTCCGGGCTGACCGCCGGGACCGCGGACGGCGTGACGGGCGCGGCCGCCGCCGGTGTCTGGACGCTCACGGGTCCGGCCGACCGCCTGGGCGCCGCCCTCGCCGGGTGGGCCTTCACGGCGGACGCCGCCGGGCCGGCCTCCGTCACCCTGACCGTCGACGACGGCCACGTCGCCGCGCCGGTGACCGCGGTGTACGCGCTGCTGGCCGCGCCGGCGCTGCGGATCACGGCCCAGCCGGCCGACCGCCTCGGCGTCGTCCCCGGCGGGACGGCGACGTTCGAGGTCCGGGTCGCCGACCGGGCCGCGGTCGCGTCGGTCGCCTGGCAGGTCGCGGCGACCGCGCCCGGCCCCGGCACCGCCTGGCGCGCCGCCGGCGACGGCTACGCCCTGACCGTCACGCCAGAGGCGGGTGCCTGGTACCGCGCGGTGCTGGTGGCCGCGGACGGCACCACGAGCGTGAGCGACACCGCGCGCCTGACGCTGTGGGACGTCGCGACCGAGGTGGGCGCCGGCCACGACGCCCTGGCCGCGCGGTTCCCGGGCGCGGCGGACCTGTCGACCGTCGTGCCCGGGCTGCGGCTCGCCGACCTGCCGGGGACCGTGACGCTCACGCTGCCCTGGGCGGGGGCCGACTCCGCGGTCACGGTGTACGCGTACTCGTCGCCGCGGTACCTCGGGACGTTCGCGGTGTCGGCCGGGAGCGCGACGCTCGCGGACCTGGCGCTGGAGGCGGGGGAGCACTACCTCGTCGTCGTGGGGGTCGACAGCCGGGAGGTGACCGTCCTGCGGTACGACACCGCGGTGGCGGCCGCGACCGGGACCCCGGTCGCGGCCCCGGTCGCGGTCCCGGGTCCGACCACGCTGCCGGTGACGGGCGCGGCGACGTCGGCCCTCGGCATCGCCGCGGGGCTCGCGCTGGCCGCGGGCGCGGCGCTGCTGGCCGCGACCGGCGTGCTGCGCCGGACCCTGGGCCGCCGGGTCGGCTGA
- a CDS encoding pyridoxamine 5'-phosphate oxidase family protein, translating into MLHLTADQAAFVAEPRLATLTTLRADGSPHVVPVGFTWDGDAGLVRITTNRRSVKVANARRGSRAALCQVDGRRWLTLEGTVEVREDPAEVAEAVRRYAERYRPRAANPDRIVLLLTPDRLMCSRGLRAAP; encoded by the coding sequence GTGCTGCACCTCACCGCCGACCAGGCCGCCTTCGTGGCCGAGCCGCGCCTCGCCACCCTGACCACCCTGCGCGCCGACGGCTCCCCGCACGTGGTCCCGGTCGGCTTCACCTGGGACGGCGACGCCGGCCTGGTGCGGATCACGACGAACCGGCGCAGCGTGAAGGTCGCGAACGCCCGCCGCGGTTCGCGGGCCGCGCTCTGCCAGGTGGACGGCCGCCGGTGGCTGACGCTCGAGGGGACGGTGGAGGTCCGCGAGGACCCGGCGGAGGTCGCGGAGGCCGTCCGCCGGTACGCCGAGCGGTACCGCCCGCGGGCCGCGAACCCCGACCGGATCGTGCTGCTGCTCACCCCGGACCGCCTCATGTGCTCGCGGGGCCTGCGCGCCGCGCCCTGA
- a CDS encoding alpha/beta hydrolase, producing MPDAPDTRRRIVLRAPHAGGLVVGVAFAMLAMTPSLLPRGWLFQGVVSGISAAIGYAVGVTAAWALRRWGRWRRLTAAVDARTPDRARPWVVPALCVAGVGAVLLMLAVGARWQRELAESMGAAPTTASGWLRAAPVLILLAVVLVLLARVVRALARAVARVLRRRLRLPRLVAAGVAAVLVGLGVLVVVNDFLLAQALSAVDQVFKVANTEDDGADQPESAARSGSAESLVDWDGLGREGRRFVTRGPSPEALAAAGADTEPIRVYTGLDNADGPEARADVAVAELERTGAFDREVLLVVTTTGSGWVNEAAVEPVELMYGGDTATVASQYSYLPSWLSFLVDRGRAADEAQALFAAVEARIDALPADDRPRLLVYGESLGSYGSETVFGSLADIRARTDGVLWVGPPNSNALWRALVDRRDPGTPQVAPVYADGLVVRFADAVADVEVPDTPWEDPRVLYLQHRSDPIVWWAPGLLVDQPDWLAEPAPAGDGPTMTWYPVVSFWQVTCDLVYAKEVPDGYGHNYDTQLAEAWVEVAAPDGWDETATARLHEALAAG from the coding sequence ATGCCCGACGCCCCGGACACCCGCCGGCGGATCGTCCTGCGCGCCCCGCACGCGGGCGGCCTCGTGGTCGGCGTCGCGTTCGCGATGCTCGCGATGACCCCGTCGCTGCTCCCCCGGGGCTGGCTGTTCCAGGGCGTGGTGTCCGGCATCTCGGCGGCGATCGGGTACGCCGTGGGCGTGACCGCGGCCTGGGCGCTGCGGCGCTGGGGCCGGTGGCGGCGCCTGACCGCGGCGGTCGACGCGCGGACCCCCGACCGGGCCCGGCCCTGGGTCGTCCCGGCGCTGTGCGTGGCCGGGGTGGGGGCCGTCCTGCTCATGCTGGCGGTCGGCGCCCGGTGGCAGCGCGAGCTCGCGGAGAGCATGGGCGCCGCCCCGACGACCGCCTCCGGCTGGCTGCGGGCCGCGCCCGTGCTGATCCTCCTGGCGGTCGTGCTGGTGCTGCTCGCACGGGTCGTCCGGGCGCTGGCGCGGGCCGTCGCCCGGGTGCTGCGCCGGCGGCTGCGGCTGCCGCGCCTGGTGGCCGCGGGCGTCGCTGCGGTGCTCGTGGGCCTGGGCGTGCTCGTCGTCGTCAACGACTTCCTGCTCGCGCAGGCGCTGTCGGCCGTGGACCAGGTGTTCAAGGTCGCGAACACGGAGGACGACGGGGCGGACCAGCCGGAGTCCGCGGCCCGCTCGGGGTCGGCGGAGTCCCTGGTCGACTGGGACGGGCTCGGCCGCGAGGGCCGCCGGTTCGTCACCCGCGGCCCGTCCCCCGAGGCGCTGGCCGCCGCCGGCGCAGACACCGAGCCGATCCGGGTCTACACCGGCCTGGACAACGCCGACGGCCCCGAGGCGCGCGCCGACGTCGCCGTCGCCGAGCTGGAGCGCACCGGGGCGTTCGACCGCGAGGTGCTGCTCGTCGTCACCACGACCGGGAGCGGCTGGGTCAACGAGGCCGCCGTCGAGCCGGTCGAGCTGATGTACGGCGGGGACACCGCGACCGTGGCCTCGCAGTACTCGTACCTGCCGAGCTGGCTGTCCTTCCTCGTGGACCGCGGCCGCGCCGCCGACGAGGCGCAGGCGCTGTTCGCGGCGGTCGAGGCGCGGATCGACGCCCTCCCGGCGGACGACCGGCCGCGGCTGCTCGTCTACGGCGAGAGCCTCGGGTCGTACGGGTCCGAGACGGTGTTCGGCTCGCTCGCGGACATCCGGGCGAGGACCGACGGCGTGCTGTGGGTCGGGCCGCCGAACTCGAACGCGCTGTGGCGGGCCCTGGTCGACCGCCGGGACCCCGGGACGCCGCAGGTCGCGCCGGTGTACGCCGACGGGCTGGTGGTGCGGTTCGCGGACGCGGTGGCGGATGTCGAGGTGCCGGACACGCCCTGGGAGGACCCGCGGGTGCTGTATCTCCAGCACCGGTCCGACCCGATCGTCTGGTGGGCGCCCGGGCTGCTCGTGGACCAGCCGGACTGGCTCGCGGAACCCGCGCCTGCCGGGGACGGGCCGACGATGACCTGGTACCCGGTGGTGTCGTTCTGGCAGGTGACGTGCGACCTCGTCTACGCCAAGGAGGTCCCGGACGGGTACGGGCACAACTACGACACGCAGCTCGCCGAGGCATGGGTCGAGGTCGCCGCGCCGGACGGGTGGGACGAGACCGCGACGGCCCGGCTGCACGAGGCGCTGGCGGCGGGCTGA
- a CDS encoding SHOCT domain-containing protein, whose translation MQFTPKLARGGRTAIEAALPRLLQPGETPVLGANGTYFRRMQLLLLVTDRRVLGLDAGGGIRVTVPAAEVTRAELNARNLVVTLTTPEAHTAVGALAHASEWDDLLAALESACPRLRRREPDPEVAPPSSGPADAAPPRAPVPASSIAAELTQLATLHAGGALSDAEFEAAKRAALGHVSAAAAPPAPPAPVPVAAPRRGRAVKEMQRTCRGDGTVWFVPLDVARYRPPSRMLTGGLKMQEFAATGLLTGDGATASTQLGRIEAQTARAQAARQCPTCGSQAFTEAVVKH comes from the coding sequence GTGCAGTTCACCCCGAAGCTCGCCCGCGGCGGTCGCACCGCCATCGAGGCCGCCCTCCCCCGGCTGCTCCAGCCCGGCGAGACCCCGGTGCTCGGCGCCAACGGCACCTACTTCCGTCGGATGCAGCTCCTGCTCCTCGTCACCGACCGACGGGTGCTGGGCCTCGACGCCGGCGGAGGGATCCGCGTCACGGTGCCGGCCGCCGAGGTGACCCGGGCCGAGCTCAACGCCCGGAACCTCGTGGTCACGCTCACCACGCCCGAGGCGCACACCGCCGTCGGCGCGCTCGCCCACGCGTCCGAGTGGGACGACCTGCTCGCCGCGCTCGAATCGGCGTGCCCGCGCCTGCGCCGGCGCGAGCCGGACCCCGAGGTCGCCCCTCCCTCTTCCGGTCCCGCGGACGCCGCACCGCCCCGGGCTCCCGTCCCCGCGTCCTCGATCGCCGCGGAGCTGACCCAGCTCGCGACGCTGCACGCCGGGGGCGCGCTGTCCGACGCGGAGTTCGAGGCGGCGAAGCGGGCGGCGCTCGGTCACGTCTCCGCCGCGGCCGCGCCGCCCGCGCCGCCCGCGCCGGTGCCCGTCGCGGCACCGCGCCGCGGCAGGGCCGTCAAGGAGATGCAGCGGACCTGCCGCGGCGACGGCACGGTGTGGTTCGTCCCCCTGGACGTCGCGCGGTACCGGCCGCCCAGCCGGATGCTCACCGGCGGGCTGAAGATGCAGGAGTTCGCCGCCACCGGGCTGCTCACCGGCGACGGCGCGACGGCGTCCACTCAGCTCGGCCGGATCGAGGCGCAGACCGCCCGGGCTCAGGCCGCCCGGCAGTGCCCCACCTGCGGGAGCCAGGCCTTCACCGAGGCGGTCGTGAAGCACTGA
- a CDS encoding TIM-barrel domain-containing protein encodes MTTPTAPTTLTHRPAGIGHPYAASADQRLPVHPGVGERVSLGVVAADLPDGATVLCEWASGSEVVTLPCEPGSVSPADAAALAGGDGHLAAAQAGQLAADGAWHTTSPVLAAGERYRYRFVTSAGAAGDWFEVAAGAWTAEPPAGGAVTVGGVPAAEHPRVVAGSVRWWTDLDGARRVRFAFRLAPAEHVVGFGERFDAVDQRGRRLDAVVFEQYKSQGATGRTYLPMPFAHVVGGDGWGFHVRTSRRTWYDVGASTPDELVVEALVGPDAALDVAVYDGTPADVLRAFGDEVGRAEELPDWVLRLWASGNEWNTQAIVMDRMDAHRDLDIPVGVVVIEAWSDEEGITIFRDARYAVNADGAPHRAADFTYPADGAWPDPAAMIAELHARGIKVVLWQIPLLKTSHDLGPGVPQDAQVLVDGRAMIEAGHAIREADGSPYHNRGWWFPQALMADLSTPEGRAWWTERRRYLVEDYDVDGFKTDGGEHAWGDDLRYADGRRGDEGNNLNPVHYAHAFGDLLRSAGKAPVTFSRAGFTGSQAHGLHWAGDENSTWEAFRWSMTAGITASSSGIVYWGWDLAGFSGPVPDAELYVRAVAAATFCPVMQYHSEFNHHQRPLRDRTPWFVAEVNDDPTVVDAFRRYALLRERLVPYLADGARAAIATGAPLMRGLFVDWPHDAAVWDWAGEFLLGDDLLVHPVTSPGAATWDTYLPAGDWVDVWTGEKAVGQPLGEGVVVTREVPRDVVPVYARASAWGGLAEVFAGE; translated from the coding sequence ATGACCACCCCGACCGCCCCGACCACCCTGACCCACCGCCCGGCCGGCATCGGCCACCCCTACGCCGCGTCCGCCGACCAGCGGCTGCCCGTGCACCCCGGCGTCGGCGAGCGGGTGTCGCTCGGCGTCGTCGCCGCGGACCTGCCCGACGGGGCGACGGTCCTGTGCGAGTGGGCGTCCGGCTCCGAGGTCGTGACGCTGCCGTGCGAGCCCGGGTCGGTGTCACCCGCCGACGCCGCCGCGCTGGCCGGGGGCGACGGGCACCTCGCCGCCGCGCAGGCCGGGCAGCTCGCGGCCGACGGCGCGTGGCACACGACCAGCCCGGTGCTCGCGGCGGGGGAGCGGTACCGGTACCGGTTCGTGACGTCCGCCGGGGCGGCGGGCGACTGGTTCGAGGTCGCGGCCGGCGCCTGGACGGCCGAGCCCCCCGCGGGCGGCGCCGTCACCGTCGGCGGCGTCCCCGCCGCCGAGCACCCCCGCGTCGTCGCCGGCTCGGTCCGCTGGTGGACCGACCTCGACGGCGCCCGGCGCGTGCGGTTCGCGTTCCGGCTCGCCCCTGCCGAGCACGTCGTCGGCTTCGGCGAGCGGTTCGACGCCGTCGACCAGCGCGGCCGCCGCCTCGACGCCGTCGTGTTCGAGCAGTACAAGTCGCAGGGCGCGACCGGCCGGACCTACCTCCCGATGCCGTTCGCGCACGTCGTCGGCGGCGACGGCTGGGGCTTCCACGTCCGCACGTCCCGCCGCACCTGGTACGACGTCGGCGCCTCCACCCCCGACGAGCTCGTGGTCGAGGCCCTGGTCGGCCCGGACGCCGCGCTCGACGTCGCCGTGTACGACGGCACGCCGGCCGACGTGCTGCGCGCGTTCGGCGACGAGGTCGGCCGCGCCGAGGAGCTCCCCGACTGGGTGCTGCGGCTCTGGGCGTCCGGGAACGAGTGGAACACCCAGGCGATCGTCATGGACCGCATGGACGCCCACCGCGACCTCGACATCCCCGTCGGCGTCGTCGTCATCGAGGCGTGGTCCGACGAGGAGGGCATCACCATCTTCCGGGACGCCCGGTACGCCGTGAACGCCGACGGCGCCCCGCACCGCGCCGCCGACTTCACGTACCCGGCCGACGGCGCGTGGCCGGACCCGGCCGCGATGATCGCGGAGCTGCACGCCCGGGGGATCAAGGTCGTCCTCTGGCAGATCCCCCTGCTCAAGACCTCCCACGACCTCGGCCCCGGCGTCCCGCAGGACGCGCAGGTGCTCGTCGACGGCCGGGCCATGATCGAGGCCGGGCACGCGATCCGGGAGGCCGACGGCAGCCCGTACCACAACCGCGGCTGGTGGTTCCCGCAGGCGCTCATGGCCGACCTGTCGACCCCCGAGGGCCGGGCCTGGTGGACCGAGCGCCGCCGCTACCTGGTCGAGGACTACGACGTCGACGGCTTCAAGACCGACGGCGGCGAGCACGCCTGGGGCGACGACCTGCGGTACGCCGACGGCCGGCGCGGCGACGAGGGCAACAACCTCAACCCCGTCCACTACGCGCACGCGTTCGGCGACCTGCTGCGATCGGCCGGCAAGGCGCCCGTGACGTTCTCCCGCGCCGGGTTCACCGGTTCGCAGGCGCACGGCCTGCACTGGGCCGGCGACGAGAACTCCACGTGGGAGGCGTTCCGCTGGTCGATGACCGCCGGGATCACTGCGTCCTCGTCGGGGATCGTCTACTGGGGCTGGGACCTCGCCGGGTTCTCCGGCCCCGTGCCCGACGCCGAGCTGTACGTCCGGGCCGTCGCCGCCGCGACCTTCTGCCCGGTCATGCAGTACCACTCGGAGTTCAACCACCACCAGCGGCCCCTGCGGGACCGGACCCCGTGGTTCGTCGCCGAGGTGAACGACGACCCGACCGTGGTCGACGCCTTCCGGCGGTACGCGCTGCTGCGCGAGCGGCTGGTGCCGTACCTCGCGGACGGGGCGCGCGCGGCCATCGCGACCGGGGCGCCGCTCATGCGCGGGCTGTTCGTCGACTGGCCGCACGACGCCGCGGTGTGGGACTGGGCCGGGGAGTTCCTGCTCGGGGACGACCTGCTGGTGCACCCCGTGACCTCGCCGGGGGCCGCGACCTGGGACACGTACCTGCCCGCGGGGGACTGGGTGGACGTGTGGACCGGGGAGAAGGCCGTGGGCCAGCCGCTCGGGGAGGGCGTCGTGGTCACGCGCGAGGTGCCGCGGGACGTGGTGCCGGTGTACGCCCGGGCCTCGGCGTGGGGCGGGCTGGCGGAGGTGTTCGCGGGGGAGTGA